aaaaaaaagtcaagaaatctAGGACTGCAAAGAGAAATGATGTACTTAAGGTTTACAGCAAGgtagagagaaagaagcaaggcTAGACCCCACATCTTCTAATTCCAAGTACAGGACTCTCTCTGCCATTTTCCAGTGGCTCCATGTAGCAAGACTTCCAGTCTCAGGTCATGCAGTAGACTGTTAGTTTCATGTTAGTCAATGTGGGACTCACTCAGAAGCAAACAGACAACAGGTGAAAAGGCAAAGAAcccacatttattgagcaccagttGGTTCCAGGCATTACGCtagactttttttatttatttatttatttatttatttgagacagagtctcgctttgttgcccaggttagagtgagtgccgtggcatcagcctagctcacagcaacctcaaactcctgggctcaagcaatcctgctgcctcagcctccgagtagctaggactacaggcacatgccaccatgcccggctaatttttttctatatatattttttagttggccaattaatttctttctatttatagtagagatggggtcttgctcttgctcaggctggtttcgaactgctgaccttaagcaatctgcccgcctcggcctcccagagtgctaggattccaggcgtgagccaccactcccggcctatGCTAGACTTTAAACATTTCGAATCTGTGGCCAAATGGCATGATAgttgcccactttttaaatgtCAGCTGGACACTGACAACCTCAAACAAATGCCCAGCTAGTAAGTTGTGAAGTTACTACAAAGAGCAATTGGGCAATATCTACTAAATTGAAGATGGAAATTAgaagattttcatattttctttgatccagcaattcaactcCCAGGTATATAACCTAGAGAACACTCCCTTTGAGTTCATGGAGATATGAGTGAGAATCTTTATGGCCCTATTGTTTCCAATATTAAAAATCTCActggccaagtgtggtggcacatgcctgtagtcccagctactcaggaggctgaggcagaaggatcacttgagcccaggaattcaaggctgcagtgagttatgagtgcaccattgcactccagcctgggtgacagagtgggaccctgtctgttactatatatatatatatatttcctgatGTCCATCAAagggagaataaataaataaatatatgcaatgtGGTATAATCATTAGTGTGATATCATACCAGCATTACCAATGACTGAGTAGACTATATGTACCCTTATAGATACATATAAAATCAatgttgagggggaaaaaagttagAGACAGTTACGTTGAAatagtataatttattataaaatttaaaaatatgtataataatattatatagtttcatatgtgtagcaaaatttaaaaggtatGCATGGGAATGGTAAATGACAGATGCAAAGTTAAATAACCTCAGTGGGTGAGGAAGGAGAATGTATGGAGTGTTTATAGAAGGCTTAAATTGTATCTGCAATGTATATTTTAAGGGTTTTTTGTAAGTACAagatggtatttatatttttctgtataccttttgtatatagaaatagtttgtaataaaacaaatataaataaaagactctctctctttctctctcctctctctctctctctctctctctctctatatatatatatatatataaattttttgggttttttttgttttgagacagagtctcgctttgttgcccgggctagagtgctgtggcgtcagcctagctcacagcaacctccaactcctgggctcaagtgatcctcctgcctcaggctcccaagtagctgggactacaggcatgtgccaccatgtccggctaattttttctatatatattagttgaccaattaatttctttctatttacagtagagatggggtctcactcttgctcaggctggtttcgaacttctgagctcgagcaatccgcccgcctcggcctcccagtgtgtaggattacaggtgtgagccaccatgcccggccctatatatatcagttaagatggttatgctgcagtaacaaccCCAaagctcagtggcttaaaacaacaaaaatttatcttaaatgcTATTATACATATCCAATGCAGGTCAGCACTAATGCAGGTTTATAAATAAGACAGTGTGTCAGTCAAGGTAGGTTTTGCTGCAGGAACAACCACCTCAAAGCTCAGTGGCTCAAcattacaaacatttattttacatgcTATATATTCAAGGCAGGCCAGCACTAGGTTTATGTTCATTGCACTCCTTCAACCAATGATCCTTTACCGCAGAACAGTAGGAATGGAAGATTGTGGATGAATCCATGGCTCTTAATGCCTGCCGAAGGCACACACATCACTTTCACTTATATATCAGTCAAAGAAAATCACATGGCCTCAAccgacttaaaaaaaaaagtgtaatccTATCATGTCTTCAAAACTAACAGAAAATTTAGGCATGATCAAAATGTTTAGGCATCTCCTATCCTACCCTTCTAAGAAAACCATTTAAGGATGTTTTCAAACTCCTCCATATTTCTTTTCTCGGTGGATTTCACAACATTTCTCAAGTTCTATACAGGAGAAAGGGGGATGGTCCAGAGAAGTAcagtgacttatccaaggtcacacagccaggaatgAATACATTGGGTCGCTAGGAGGAGCCCTGTCCTTGGTGCTGCCAAAAGCCCTCGTCTTTGAGCTGTCCTCCCAAACATCACATCAACTTTCTGGTTTTTTGCTTCCTCCCAGGACCACCTGTGTTGCACTGAATATCTTTCTTTACATAGACTTTTAAAAACCTAACATTTATAAACTTCGCATCATTACTTTATCACGAGCCACACACAGATGGTAACCACAAAATGcttactgaaaacaaaacaaaggttCTTCAATGCTAATGAGCCTCCCTTGACCACCAGAGCCTCGGCTCTGCTTGTGTTGGTCAATAGGGACGTCCGAAATTGTCCCCAGGGTGTTACAGAACCCCACAGCCCTCGCGGGGCACCGACAGGTAACTAGAAGAGGGAACAAACTCCCTTCGCCCCGGGATTCGGCCTGCCTAGgagcgccccgcccccgccgccgccgcgccacGCCCCCCACTGCCCTGCAGCGCGCATGCCCAGTAGTTCGAACTCAGCTCGAGCCCCGCCCCCTTTCAGAGCAACCATTGCCTTGGGGGCGGGGCTTAGGCACAAGATGGCCGCCGCGCGCTTGGAGCCCCTGAGTCCGAGCTCACCGACCCCAGAGTCGCGTTCCCCGGAGCCGCCGGACCTGGTGCGGGAGAGGAAGGGGCCTGGGGGTTTGAGGAGGGAGAAGTCGCAGTGCAGGGGGCGGGGTCGGAGCGAGGACGGGGAAAGTCTTTAGGGCtctggccctgggggtggggcttcTCGGGCTTGAGCGGGGGGCGGGACTTAGGGACGACCCTATGGGGAGGTTGGTaggagaggggcggggcctgggggcggggcctgaggaCGGTGTTGTCTGTGCGGTGAGTTTGGGTCCAGGGAGAGGGGTCCCAGAGATTTAGTTTGCATAATAAGGGGGAGGAGCCTTCAGAGACATTCTGGGGCCGGTAAACTTGGGTGGAAGGTTGGGAAGGTGACCCTGAAAGGTTGGAGGGTTATAATCGGGGTACCCATGTGGGGTGAGGAGATGATTCTGCAAGGGTACGAGTAATGCACCTCAAATGCCCAAGGGAGGATTTAGGGATAGAAGTGGATGTTCCAGGTGACTTTGGAACCTCCTCCAGGTTCCCTCACTCAGGATTGGAGAGTAACTGCAGATATTCATCTATTCAGCATTTACTTAGCTCTTTCTTGGGCCATGTAAAGAGGGGTGCCCAAGACAAACAAGGGCTGTGTTCTCTTGGAGTTAGTAGTTTCGTGAAGGGAGAGAGACAGTAAATGGGATTTACTGCAATATGTtctagaaaggaaataaagtaagccgatagggtgggggtggggtagctAAATTTAGATGAGCGACGTCAGCTGGGCGCTGGCTTTATTTATTCTGAGGTCAGAGAAAGAAGCAGGAGCGAGATCATGGTGGATATTACAGCGATGATTTGGGGTTTTAAGTGCAGCTggagccactggagggttttgagTGGGAACAATGACTTGATCTggtttacattttcaaaagataatttagGATACTCGAGATGGATTATAAGGAGGTAGGAATAGTAACAGACTCCCCTTTAGGAGGTTTATTCAGTGTGAAAGCAAGAATTGATGGGAGTTTTAACtagggtggaggggaggaaagaCTGGATTCACGCTGTATTTTGGACAGGAGGGGAAATGGTGGGGATGCAGCAGAATCCCAGAGAACGGAGAACAGGATCTGGAAATTGACGGGAGCAGTAGGCTGCAAGGGAGCCAGATGTTTTAATAAATGGGGACATTTAGGGAGGTTTTGAGGCAGGGTCCACAAGCTCCACTTTCTTGTCTCCCTGCTCAGGTCCTGGTGCCTGATGATGGCCGCCCTGCCACACCCCCCAGTGACCTCATCGAGATTCAGGTGGTGAAGGTGACCGACACCACCCTGGTACCCGAGCCCCCGGAGCCAGGTTCTTTTCACTGTGCCTTGTGCCCAGCTGCCTTCCGGCTGGTTTCCGAGCTACTGTTCCATGAACATGGCCACCtggcaggggctgagggaggcGGACAGGCTGGGGACCCAAGCCGGTGTCATGTGTGCGGCCACAGCTGCCCGGGTCCCGCCAGCCTCCGTGCCCACTACAGCTTGCACACGGGAGAGCGGCCCTACCGCTGCCCGCGCTGCCCCCGCGCCTTCAAGGCCTTGGCACCTCTGCTCCGGCACCAGCACCGACACGGGGTGGAGCCGGGGACCTCTCGGAGGCCTCCGGAAGCAGCAGCAGTTGGAGAACAGAGGCCGGGGGTGCCCCAGGAGAGGTCGGAGGTGGTGatggcggcggcggctgcaggtGCGGCAGTGGGGAAGCCTTTCGCCTGCAGGTTCTGCGCCAAGCCCTTCCGCCGCTCCTCAGACATGCGAGACCACGAGCGCGTGCACACGGGCGAGCGGCCCTACCACTGTGGCATCTGCGGCAAGGGCTTCACCCAGTCCTCGGTGCTGAGTGGCCACGCCCGCATCCACACGGGCGAGCGCCCCTTCCGCTGCAGCCTCTGCGATCGCACTTTTAACAACTCCTCCAACTTCCGCAAGCACCAGCGCACCCATTTCCACGGGCCGGGGCCTGGGTTGGGAGACTCTGGAGGCCAGCTGGGGTCCTTGGTGGCTGAGGGGTCTGGgagtgggtgtggggcagggaacCCTCTGGAAGAGGGGGGCGGGGAGACAGGGAAGGTGAAGGTGGAGGTTGACCAGTAGGCTGGGAGAGCCAGCTGTGAGGCAGTTAATGTCGCCTGTAGGTAGACTGcaagggggtggggatgggaaaaAGGCAGGGGACAGAAGAGGGGAGATTGGGGGAGAGAAGACATGACAGCTAATGGGAATAGCCATGAGCAGCTACCGTTGAAGAGCAGAGGGAGAGAACCAGGTTCCAGACTCCCACAGACCCACACAGCACCTCCGGGAGACTCAGAGAAAGGGACAGGTACTGCCTTGTGGGTGCACAGCTAAATGCAAAGACCATGGGCTGGATTTCTCTGCCCCATTTGCCTTGTTGGGTTATCCTTGTGTAAGACACAGGCTGTTACAACAGAGCCTGGGCGCTGCAGAGGGGGAGCCAGGGCTCAGTGGAAGGAGGAGCATCTGGGTCCACCATAGTGGTCCTGGTCAGTCCTTCTTCTAAAGAATGCTGGGCTTTCTTAGGGGCTCCCTAGAGTGGACTAGGATGGAACCTTTTGCCTACCTCACTGGATTGCACTGCACCTGGGACACCTACCCACCCTCAGGCAGAAGACACCCACCaggtcatctgtaaaatgactcTGGGATCCCATCACCTCAAAGCCAGAAGATCCCCAAGCCACAGCTGAGAGCACTTGAGCCTCAAGGCTGTAAGCCTGACCATAGCGTCTTGACTCCAAGAGTAGCTACCCTCGCCCCCATGGTGGTCCCTCCATAACCCATCCAGACTCTTCTTTGGAGGCAACTGAGAACACAGCAAGCAGCTACCTAATATCCCCCTCCC
The sequence above is a segment of the Microcebus murinus isolate Inina chromosome 32, M.murinus_Inina_mat1.0, whole genome shotgun sequence genome. Coding sequences within it:
- the ZNF784 gene encoding zinc finger protein 784, yielding MAAARLEPLSPSSPTPESRSPEPPDLVLVPDDGRPATPPSDLIEIQVVKVTDTTLVPEPPEPGSFHCALCPAAFRLVSELLFHEHGHLAGAEGGGQAGDPSRCHVCGHSCPGPASLRAHYSLHTGERPYRCPRCPRAFKALAPLLRHQHRHGVEPGTSRRPPEAAAVGEQRPGVPQERSEVVMAAAAAGAAVGKPFACRFCAKPFRRSSDMRDHERVHTGERPYHCGICGKGFTQSSVLSGHARIHTGERPFRCSLCDRTFNNSSNFRKHQRTHFHGPGPGLGDSGGQLGSLVAEGSGSGCGAGNPLEEGGGETGKVKVEVDQ